GGGCTTCTTCTCGCGATGCTCTGGGGTTGATCGCGAAGCCTGCCGACGTGAACACTCACATCTCATCGAGGAGATCTCCGTGTTTGGAAAAAGAAGGACGTTCGCCGTCATCTTCGCCGCGTTGTTCACCTTGTTCGCCAGCACCGCAGGTGCTGCCGAGGCCCCGGAATCCGGGGGGCCGCCGAGCACGGTCGGCATCACCGGGACGTGGTACAACCAGCTCGGCTCCACCATGGTCATCACCGCCGGGACGGACGGGTCGCTCAGCGGAACCTACGAGTCTGCGGTCGGCAACGCGGAGAACACCTACGTCCTGACCGGACGCTACGACACCGATTCGCCCACCGGCCAGGGCATCCCGCTGGGCTGGGTGGTGGCCTACGAGAACACCTTCCGCAACGCTCACTCCGTCGCGACCTGGAGCGGACAGTACTTCGACGAGGCCGAGGATCGGATCAACACCCAGTGGATCCTGACCTCGTCGAGCACGCCCGCGAACGAGTGGAGC
The Actinoalloteichus fjordicus DNA segment above includes these coding regions:
- a CDS encoding avidin/streptavidin family protein, with the protein product MFGKRRTFAVIFAALFTLFASTAGAAEAPESGGPPSTVGITGTWYNQLGSTMVITAGTDGSLSGTYESAVGNAENTYVLTGRYDTDSPTGQGIPLGWVVAYENTFRNAHSVATWSGQYFDEAEDRINTQWILTSSSTPANEWSSARLGHDEFSRVEPSPADIERARAAGVTAPTG